The following proteins come from a genomic window of Anaerobutyricum hallii:
- a CDS encoding diol dehydratase reactivase subunit alpha, translating into MGDMKYVAGVDIGNATTEVALAKIDGTDLTFLASGIGPTTGIKGTLQNISGVFMSLKNALEKVGMDYSDLAEIRINEAAPVIGDVAMETISETVITESTVIGHNPSTPGGTGIGVGTSVLVTELSKIKEAKDVIVIVPDKVGFAQAATLMNQAKENINITGAIVQADDGVLLNNRLDKKIPIIDEVAMIEKVPLGMTCAIEVAQQGSILSTLSNPYGIATVFHLNSEETKRVVPIARSLIGARSGVVIKTPTGDVKERSIKAGTINIIGLKKEVDVDVDEGADKIMEAISVIQDIDDIQGETGTNAGNMLNNVRRVMAGLTNKEPKDIKIQDLLAVDTFNPQKVVGGIADEFALENAVGIAAMVKSDRLQMEMIANVLTEKLKVPVYVGGVEADMAIKGALTTPGTSVPLAIVDMGAGSTDASIINREGKVKLVHLAGAGNMVSLLIQSELGLDTIELAEDVKKYTLAKVESLFHIRHENGTVQFFDKPLDPSIFAKVVLVKENDELVPLDGVESLEKVKQVRMDAKKKVFVRNAIRSLAKVSPTGNPRDIQFVVMVGGSALDFEIPNFVTDALADYDIVAGRGNIRGCEGPRNAVATGLAMACVTEE; encoded by the coding sequence ATGGGAGATATGAAGTATGTAGCGGGTGTAGATATAGGTAATGCTACCACTGAGGTCGCTCTTGCAAAGATTGATGGGACAGATTTAACATTTCTGGCGAGTGGTATCGGACCTACAACCGGAATCAAAGGAACTTTGCAGAATATCAGCGGAGTTTTCATGTCTTTAAAGAATGCTCTTGAAAAGGTAGGCATGGATTACAGTGATCTGGCAGAGATTCGTATTAATGAAGCTGCTCCTGTTATTGGAGATGTAGCGATGGAGACGATTTCTGAAACAGTTATTACAGAGTCAACAGTAATCGGACATAATCCAAGTACTCCGGGAGGTACAGGAATCGGAGTTGGTACTTCTGTTCTTGTAACAGAGCTTTCTAAGATAAAAGAGGCGAAGGATGTTATTGTGATTGTTCCTGATAAAGTAGGTTTTGCGCAGGCAGCAACACTGATGAATCAGGCAAAAGAGAATATAAATATTACAGGTGCGATCGTACAGGCAGATGACGGAGTATTACTTAATAACCGTCTTGATAAGAAGATTCCTATTATTGATGAAGTTGCCATGATCGAGAAGGTTCCGCTGGGAATGACTTGTGCGATCGAAGTGGCACAGCAGGGAAGTATATTATCTACATTGTCTAATCCATATGGAATTGCAACAGTATTTCATTTGAATTCAGAGGAGACAAAGAGAGTTGTTCCGATTGCACGTTCTTTAATCGGAGCACGTTCCGGTGTAGTAATTAAGACACCAACGGGTGATGTAAAGGAAAGAAGTATTAAGGCAGGAACCATCAATATTATCGGTCTTAAGAAGGAAGTCGATGTGGATGTTGACGAGGGTGCCGATAAGATTATGGAAGCGATATCTGTTATTCAGGATATTGATGATATTCAGGGTGAGACAGGAACGAACGCCGGCAATATGCTGAATAATGTTCGTCGTGTTATGGCAGGTCTTACGAATAAAGAGCCAAAAGATATTAAGATTCAGGATTTACTGGCTGTAGATACATTTAATCCACAGAAAGTTGTTGGAGGTATTGCAGACGAGTTTGCATTAGAGAATGCCGTAGGAATTGCAGCGATGGTTAAGTCTGACAGACTCCAGATGGAGATGATCGCGAATGTACTTACTGAAAAGTTAAAAGTTCCTGTATATGTTGGTGGTGTTGAAGCAGACATGGCAATTAAGGGAGCATTAACTACTCCTGGTACAAGTGTTCCACTGGCAATTGTTGATATGGGTGCTGGTTCTACAGATGCATCAATTATCAACAGAGAAGGTAAGGTAAAACTGGTTCATCTGGCCGGTGCCGGAAACATGGTTTCTTTGTTAATTCAGTCTGAACTTGGTCTGGATACGATCGAACTTGCAGAAGATGTAAAGAAGTACACTCTTGCCAAAGTAGAAAGTCTTTTCCATATTCGTCATGAGAATGGAACGGTTCAGTTCTTTGATAAACCATTAGATCCATCTATTTTTGCAAAGGTTGTTCTTGTAAAAGAGAATGACGAGCTTGTGCCATTAGACGGAGTGGAATCTTTGGAAAAAGTAAAACAGGTTCGTATGGATGCCAAGAAGAAAGTATTTGTAAGAAATGCGATTCGTTCTCTGGCAAAGGTAAGTCCTACAGGTAATCCAAGAGACATTCAGTTCGTAGTAATGGTTGGCGGATCTGCACTGGATTTTGAGATTCCAAACTTTGTAACAGATGCGCTGGCGGATTATGATATTGTAGCTGGACGCGGTAATATTCGTGGTTGTGAAGGACCTCGTAATGCCGTTGCTACAGGTCTTGCTATGGCATGTGTAACAGAAGAATAA
- a CDS encoding branched-chain amino acid aminotransferase, protein MEKKDINWGELGFSYQQTEKRFVANFKDGAWDEGALTEDATITLNECAGVFQYAQTCFEGLKAYTTESGDIVCFRPDLNAARMADSCRRLEMPVFPEEKFVEAVVETVKANAAYVAPYGSGATLYIRPYMFGSNPVIGVKPADEYQFRIFVTPVGPYFKGGAKPITIRVSDFDRAAPHGTGHIKAGLNYAMSLHAIVDAHNQGYDENMYLDPATRTKVEETGGANFIFITKDGKLVTPKSDSILPSITRRSLMYIAEHYLGMEVEHREVLFDEVKDFAECGLCGTAAVISPVGKIVDHGKEICFPSGMDDMGPVIKKLYDTLTGIQMGHIEAPEGWIQTICKHGEC, encoded by the coding sequence ATGGAAAAGAAAGATATTAACTGGGGCGAGCTGGGCTTTAGCTATCAGCAGACAGAGAAAAGATTTGTAGCTAATTTTAAGGATGGTGCATGGGATGAAGGTGCCCTTACAGAAGATGCTACAATTACTCTGAACGAGTGTGCCGGTGTATTTCAGTATGCACAGACATGTTTTGAAGGTTTAAAGGCATATACAACAGAGAGCGGAGATATCGTTTGCTTTCGTCCTGACTTAAACGCAGCCCGTATGGCAGATTCCTGTAGAAGACTGGAGATGCCGGTATTCCCTGAAGAAAAATTTGTTGAAGCTGTTGTAGAAACAGTAAAAGCGAATGCAGCATATGTAGCACCTTACGGTTCAGGAGCTACTTTATATATTCGTCCATATATGTTTGGTTCTAATCCGGTTATTGGTGTAAAACCAGCGGATGAGTATCAGTTCCGTATTTTTGTTACTCCAGTAGGACCATACTTTAAAGGTGGAGCAAAGCCTATTACAATCAGAGTTTCAGATTTTGATCGTGCAGCTCCTCATGGAACAGGACATATCAAAGCAGGACTGAATTATGCGATGAGTTTACATGCAATCGTAGACGCACATAATCAGGGATATGATGAGAATATGTATCTTGATCCAGCCACAAGAACAAAGGTTGAGGAGACTGGTGGAGCGAACTTTATTTTCATTACAAAGGACGGTAAGCTTGTAACACCGAAGTCAGACAGTATTCTTCCATCTATTACCCGTCGTTCTCTGATGTATATCGCAGAACATTATCTTGGAATGGAAGTAGAACACAGAGAAGTTCTGTTTGATGAGGTAAAAGATTTTGCAGAGTGTGGTCTTTGCGGAACAGCAGCAGTAATTTCTCCAGTTGGAAAGATTGTTGATCATGGAAAAGAAATCTGTTTCCCAAGCGGAATGGATGATATGGGACCTGTAATCAAGAAGTTATATGATACGCTTACAGGAATCCAGATGGGACATATTGAAGCACCAGAAGGATGGATCCAGACAATCTGTAAACATGGCGAATGTTAA
- a CDS encoding TPM domain-containing protein — protein sequence MGKIWRRILIGIVILAAIIGIVAKLLEPEEYTNTKPRQNTECTITQRVLDEAGKMTDKQKKDLEALIAEKEQLIGCDIVILTINEPGLDSYDEIRDYAQAYYEDNKFGWNKANGDGIIYVDDWETGYTWMCTTGLAKTRLDDTDTEQIVDSANEIVNDNPYEAYTSIVNNVATMIQTGRSSYVQINPIIVFLAAAVIGAIFVGVQLIGHGGKDTVLRSTYAKGGVQMNEKQDIFLHSHVTRTKRPSKSSGGGGKVGGTGGHGGAGGRH from the coding sequence ATGGGGAAAATCTGGAGACGAATTTTAATAGGAATCGTTATACTCGCCGCGATTATAGGCATCGTGGCAAAGTTGCTTGAGCCGGAAGAATACACCAATACAAAACCTCGTCAAAATACAGAATGTACAATCACGCAGAGAGTATTGGATGAAGCGGGCAAAATGACTGATAAACAGAAGAAAGATCTTGAAGCTCTGATTGCAGAAAAAGAACAGCTAATTGGCTGTGATATCGTTATCCTTACAATAAATGAGCCGGGGCTTGATAGTTATGATGAAATCCGAGACTATGCACAGGCATATTATGAGGATAACAAATTTGGCTGGAATAAAGCCAATGGAGACGGGATCATTTATGTGGATGACTGGGAAACGGGATACACCTGGATGTGTACAACTGGTCTTGCAAAAACGAGACTCGATGATACGGACACAGAACAGATTGTGGATAGTGCCAACGAAATCGTAAATGATAATCCATATGAGGCTTACACATCTATTGTAAATAATGTAGCAACCATGATTCAGACAGGCCGTTCCTCTTATGTGCAGATTAACCCGATTATTGTCTTTCTTGCAGCAGCAGTAATCGGAGCCATTTTTGTAGGTGTCCAGTTAATCGGACATGGAGGAAAAGACACTGTTCTAAGGTCTACCTACGCAAAAGGCGGCGTGCAAATGAATGAAAAGCAGGATATCTTCTTGCATTCCCATGTGACCAGAACGAAACGACCGAGTAAAAGCAGCGGTGGCGGAGGAAAAGTCGGAGGAACTGGAGGACATGGCGGAGCCGGAGGAAGGCATTAA
- the glmS gene encoding glutamine--fructose-6-phosphate transaminase (isomerizing), producing the protein MCGIVGYTGREAAAPIVLDGLSKLEYRGYDSAGVAVFNEATNEIDIVKTKGRLKNLLEKTDSGKAMPGGCGIGHTRWATHGAPSEKNAHPHCSDDKMVVMVHNGIIENYQELRDHLTQKGYTFYSETDTEVAVKLIAYYYEKTDHNPLESMSRALLRVRGSFALGIMFKDRPGVVYAARKDSPLIVGQNEGGAFIASDVPAILSYTRNVYYLDNMEMAELHEDSIKFYNMNGDEIEKEMVSIKWDAEAAEKGGFEHFMMKEIHEQPKALKDTINTYIKDGKIDLSSVGISPEEFAQYHRICIVACGSAYHVGIAAKYVMEDLTGLMVDVDFASEFRYRNPKLSKDTLVIIISQSGETADSLAALRLTKEMGVKTLAIVNVVGSSIAREADYVMYTLAGPEIAVATTKAYSTQLICMYILSMYAAQVRGEIEESALDHMLQEIVLLPEKVASILTDKERIQWFANKFASAHDVFFIGRGLDYAICQEGSLKMKEVSYIHSEAYAAGELKHGTISLIEDGTLVIGVLTQSHLCEKTLSNMQEVKSRGAYLMGVAENGSYYLEDMVDFVVYVPKTDPHFTTTLAIIPLQLMGYYVSVARGLDVDKPRNLAKSVTVE; encoded by the coding sequence ATGTGTGGAATTGTTGGATACACTGGTAGAGAGGCAGCAGCACCGATTGTACTGGATGGCTTATCAAAGCTGGAATACAGAGGATATGATTCAGCTGGAGTAGCTGTTTTCAATGAAGCTACGAATGAGATAGATATTGTAAAGACAAAGGGACGACTGAAGAATCTGTTAGAGAAGACAGATAGCGGAAAAGCGATGCCGGGCGGATGCGGTATTGGACATACCCGCTGGGCAACGCATGGCGCACCTTCTGAAAAGAATGCACATCCGCATTGTAGTGATGACAAGATGGTTGTTATGGTTCATAATGGAATTATTGAAAACTATCAGGAATTAAGAGATCATCTTACACAGAAGGGATATACGTTCTATTCTGAGACAGATACAGAAGTAGCGGTGAAGCTTATTGCTTACTACTATGAGAAAACAGATCATAATCCATTAGAAAGTATGTCAAGAGCACTTCTTCGTGTTCGTGGTTCTTTCGCACTGGGTATTATGTTTAAAGATCGTCCAGGTGTTGTTTATGCAGCACGTAAGGACAGTCCATTAATCGTTGGACAGAATGAAGGCGGAGCATTTATCGCTTCCGATGTTCCTGCTATCCTTTCTTACACAAGAAATGTATATTATCTTGATAATATGGAGATGGCAGAACTTCATGAAGACAGCATCAAGTTCTATAATATGAACGGTGATGAGATTGAAAAAGAAATGGTCAGCATTAAGTGGGATGCTGAAGCAGCAGAAAAGGGTGGCTTCGAACATTTCATGATGAAAGAGATTCATGAGCAGCCAAAGGCACTCAAGGATACGATCAATACCTACATAAAAGACGGAAAGATTGATTTGAGTTCTGTCGGAATTTCACCAGAAGAATTTGCACAGTATCATAGAATTTGCATTGTAGCCTGTGGCTCAGCATATCATGTTGGTATCGCAGCGAAATATGTAATGGAAGACTTAACAGGTTTAATGGTAGATGTAGATTTTGCTTCTGAATTCCGTTATCGTAATCCAAAGCTCTCTAAAGATACATTGGTTATTATTATTTCACAGTCAGGAGAAACAGCAGACAGCCTTGCAGCACTTCGTCTTACAAAAGAGATGGGAGTAAAGACATTAGCAATCGTTAATGTTGTTGGCTCCAGTATCGCAAGAGAAGCAGATTATGTTATGTATACTTTAGCTGGACCAGAGATTGCTGTTGCTACTACAAAAGCATATAGTACACAGTTAATTTGTATGTATATTCTTTCCATGTATGCTGCACAGGTAAGAGGCGAGATCGAAGAATCTGCTCTTGATCATATGCTTCAGGAAATCGTACTTCTTCCAGAAAAGGTTGCAAGTATCTTAACAGATAAAGAGCGTATTCAGTGGTTCGCAAATAAATTCGCTTCCGCACATGATGTATTCTTTATCGGTCGTGGACTTGATTATGCAATCTGTCAGGAAGGAAGCCTGAAGATGAAGGAAGTCAGCTACATACATTCCGAAGCTTACGCAGCAGGCGAGTTGAAGCATGGAACGATCAGTCTGATTGAAGATGGAACACTCGTAATTGGTGTGCTTACACAGAGCCATCTTTGTGAGAAGACTTTGAGCAACATGCAGGAAGTAAAGAGTCGTGGAGCATATCTGATGGGCGTTGCAGAGAATGGAAGCTACTACCTTGAGGATATGGTGGACTTTGTTGTATATGTACCTAAGACAGATCCACATTTCACAACAACTCTCGCAATCATCCCACTTCAGTTAATGGGATACTATGTAAGCGTAGCAAGAGGACTTGATGTAGATAAGCCAAGAAACCTTGCAAAGAGTGTTACAGTAGAATAG
- a CDS encoding DegV family protein — translation MGKIQIITDSASDISKEAEQKYNLDVISYSVVIGDQTYTSRVDFDNEGCYKLMEENDGIPMTSQITAFQFMDLYYEYYQKGCTELVLILINGKGSATYNNSLMAVDMLIEEHPECEGKMHIYSHDGGSYSAGYGELAVMAGKMAQEGSSVEEINAYLEEKIAHRRIYFGIYNLKYAGKSGRIPSAAAFIGDKIGIKPIMKIWDHEITTAGKCRGEKKVVSKICDMAIADMEPGSAYQIEYGDDDKIKEEMAQKMTEKLGYGPSSYYQIGAEIAANAGPRVVGIAFDAKE, via the coding sequence ATGGGAAAGATACAGATCATTACGGACTCTGCAAGTGATATCTCAAAGGAAGCAGAACAGAAATATAATTTAGATGTGATCTCCTATTCTGTTGTGATAGGAGATCAGACATATACAAGTCGTGTAGATTTTGATAATGAAGGATGTTATAAGCTGATGGAGGAGAATGATGGAATTCCAATGACTTCTCAGATTACAGCCTTTCAGTTTATGGATTTATATTATGAGTATTATCAGAAGGGATGCACAGAACTTGTATTAATTTTGATTAATGGAAAAGGATCAGCCACATACAATAATTCATTGATGGCAGTTGATATGCTGATTGAAGAACATCCGGAATGTGAAGGTAAGATGCATATTTACAGCCATGATGGTGGAAGTTATAGCGCCGGATATGGTGAACTTGCAGTTATGGCAGGAAAGATGGCACAGGAAGGAAGCTCTGTCGAAGAAATTAATGCGTATCTTGAGGAAAAGATTGCTCACAGACGCATTTATTTTGGAATTTATAATCTGAAATATGCAGGAAAGTCCGGACGTATTCCGAGTGCAGCGGCATTTATCGGAGATAAGATTGGAATTAAGCCGATTATGAAGATTTGGGATCATGAGATCACAACTGCCGGAAAGTGTCGGGGAGAGAAGAAAGTTGTATCTAAAATCTGCGATATGGCAATTGCAGACATGGAACCGGGTTCTGCATATCAGATCGAATACGGGGATGATGATAAGATTAAGGAAGAGATGGCGCAGAAGATGACAGAGAAGCTTGGCTACGGTCCAAGTAGCTATTATCAGATTGGAGCAGAAATAGCAGCGAATGCAGGACCTCGTGTTGTTGGTATTGCATTTGATGCAAAGGAGTAA
- a CDS encoding SGNH/GDSL hydrolase family protein produces MEKVLQKERKLRISILGDSISTFAGYTPKDSVFYDSYVQWETGVKTVEDTWWMQVIRAFDAELGINNSVSGSMVSGNLSTSAMAEERIQALGENGLPDLILVSAGCNDWGFCVLPEEFESAYQTMLCRLKNTYPYAQIWCCTLPEGKEPEGEVFFNIDGTISKRIYSDIIRDCVQKAEVHLADLEKYQEEYETVDGVHPNKEGMKMLAGLWMKELAL; encoded by the coding sequence ATGGAAAAGGTATTACAAAAAGAAAGGAAGCTGAGAATATCTATTCTCGGAGATTCGATCAGTACATTCGCTGGCTATACACCAAAAGACAGTGTTTTCTATGATTCTTATGTGCAGTGGGAGACAGGAGTTAAAACAGTAGAAGATACATGGTGGATGCAGGTGATTCGTGCATTTGATGCAGAGCTTGGCATTAATAATTCGGTGTCAGGCAGTATGGTATCAGGTAATTTATCTACATCTGCTATGGCAGAAGAAAGAATTCAGGCTTTAGGAGAGAATGGATTACCGGACCTCATTCTTGTGAGTGCAGGTTGTAATGACTGGGGATTTTGCGTATTGCCGGAAGAATTTGAATCGGCATACCAGACAATGCTTTGCAGATTGAAGAACACATATCCATATGCACAGATATGGTGCTGCACCCTTCCGGAGGGAAAAGAGCCGGAAGGAGAAGTGTTCTTTAATATCGATGGAACGATATCAAAGAGAATTTATTCTGATATTATACGAGACTGTGTACAGAAGGCAGAAGTGCATCTGGCAGATTTAGAAAAGTATCAGGAAGAATACGAAACTGTAGATGGAGTACATCCAAATAAAGAAGGAATGAAAATGCTCGCCGGATTATGGATGAAAGAATTGGCACTTTAA
- a CDS encoding fibronectin type III domain-containing protein, producing the protein MKKMMKVLWNKGFLSFVLAVSFLAGAIVPGGYVRAAAPAAIPATLSLKEATGVCSGSATAFNVNSTSFESSKLKFYREMLDGVHEKNNASTKQNAPKATAAEDWFSVAYMLHQKRRKQSSTSNYNSRMEAMRYVTIAEYNNTNKISNNEYKNGYNWYIHRSGLNYSSSLSGANTDIRKKLYDYYLAQHTSSSNKKGWNSGSQSATNSFSALTDTTNRDVFWSVLSLNRTDGDKRRNGHGSALIAVFYDFKISPVLQEDKGTTYIRQRNDGSDRKDSFVSSITNNSPQNVNAEYTGSTENTVSHTSNINGSSSYTMGHSVTVGTNVNFGAFASGSIDYTFDYSNTVEKGWSKEESVSKTERKEDKSSISLPAYSAIMMKRTTSDSEEVTTYNCPVLLTYKVMLLEHILNASNDEADADTATLGVFGSDSISAREDLKVYLTDNINIKDTNRNITWSELQSNSDTKNAFQYAKSNTALYIPMSSAGATYSVNLKTINVTYDGLISTQPLSKIETTASDLNLLTGNSLTISNIRVKGINKAGTDYIGFNQDRGHWIITSADGKEDVSGNIASLSQSRSGKVTLNAHNPGTVYLEYVIDENCYATASAPMAYMTNRQLASTAILKVTIAAKKTAVPTPEATKLGSVKAAKRSIALTWKKITSKVQKKRIKGYQIQYSTKRSFKKAKTKNVNGYKKTRVTLKKLKAKKKYYIRVRTILKINGKTYYSKWSKIKSVKTK; encoded by the coding sequence ATGAAAAAAATGATGAAAGTCCTGTGGAATAAAGGTTTCCTTTCTTTTGTTCTCGCTGTTTCCTTTCTGGCTGGTGCTATCGTACCAGGAGGCTATGTACGAGCGGCGGCACCGGCTGCCATTCCTGCCACGTTATCCTTAAAAGAAGCAACCGGTGTATGCAGTGGAAGTGCGACAGCATTTAATGTAAACAGCACTTCTTTTGAGTCAAGTAAATTAAAGTTCTACAGAGAAATGCTTGATGGTGTTCATGAAAAAAATAACGCATCAACGAAACAGAATGCGCCGAAGGCAACGGCAGCGGAGGATTGGTTTTCTGTTGCATATATGCTTCATCAAAAACGGAGAAAACAATCGTCAACCAGTAATTATAACTCTCGAATGGAAGCAATGCGGTATGTTACAATTGCAGAATACAATAATACCAATAAGATATCCAATAATGAGTATAAAAATGGTTATAACTGGTACATTCATCGCAGTGGTCTAAATTACAGCAGTTCTTTAAGCGGTGCTAATACAGATATACGTAAAAAGCTGTATGACTATTATCTGGCACAACATACTAGTAGCAGTAATAAAAAAGGCTGGAATTCAGGATCTCAAAGTGCCACCAATAGTTTTTCTGCTCTTACGGATACTACAAACCGCGATGTCTTCTGGTCTGTTTTAAGTTTAAATCGAACAGATGGTGACAAGAGAAGAAACGGTCATGGAAGTGCTCTGATTGCTGTTTTTTATGATTTCAAGATTAGTCCTGTGCTTCAGGAAGATAAAGGAACAACTTATATCAGACAGAGAAATGATGGCAGTGATCGTAAAGACTCTTTTGTTTCAAGTATTACAAATAATTCACCGCAGAATGTTAATGCAGAATATACCGGCAGTACTGAAAATACGGTTTCACATACCAGTAATATTAATGGAAGTTCTTCCTATACAATGGGACATTCTGTAACAGTCGGCACAAATGTTAATTTTGGAGCATTCGCAAGTGGTTCAATTGATTATACATTTGATTATTCGAATACAGTGGAAAAAGGATGGTCAAAGGAAGAATCCGTAAGCAAAACAGAGCGGAAAGAAGATAAATCGTCAATTTCTCTCCCGGCATACAGTGCGATTATGATGAAGAGGACAACTTCTGACAGTGAAGAAGTTACAACGTATAATTGCCCGGTACTCCTTACTTATAAAGTTATGTTATTAGAACATATATTAAATGCCAGTAATGATGAAGCTGATGCAGATACAGCAACATTAGGTGTTTTTGGAAGTGACAGTATCAGTGCGCGTGAAGATTTAAAAGTATACCTTACCGATAATATAAATATTAAAGATACTAACCGTAATATTACGTGGAGTGAACTGCAATCAAATTCTGATACTAAAAATGCATTTCAGTATGCAAAATCTAATACGGCATTGTATATTCCAATGTCTTCTGCAGGAGCTACATACAGTGTAAATTTAAAGACAATAAACGTTACATATGATGGACTGATTTCAACGCAGCCATTATCAAAAATTGAAACGACAGCATCGGATTTGAATCTTCTGACTGGTAATTCTCTTACCATATCCAATATTAGAGTCAAAGGAATTAATAAAGCAGGTACGGATTATATTGGATTTAATCAGGACAGGGGACACTGGATCATAACTTCTGCAGATGGAAAAGAAGATGTTTCCGGGAACATAGCGAGTTTGAGCCAAAGCCGTTCTGGAAAAGTAACATTGAATGCACATAATCCAGGAACAGTCTACCTGGAATATGTGATTGATGAGAATTGTTATGCGACAGCATCTGCGCCGATGGCATATATGACAAATCGACAACTTGCTTCTACAGCAATTCTTAAAGTTACGATAGCAGCGAAAAAAACAGCAGTTCCGACACCGGAAGCAACAAAACTCGGCTCTGTAAAAGCAGCAAAAAGATCGATTGCTTTGACATGGAAGAAAATAACTTCCAAAGTGCAGAAAAAGAGAATCAAAGGTTATCAGATTCAGTATAGTACAAAGAGAAGCTTTAAAAAAGCAAAAACAAAAAATGTGAATGGATACAAAAAAACTCGTGTTACATTAAAAAAATTAAAAGCAAAGAAGAAATATTATATACGTGTCCGCACAATTTTAAAGATTAATGGCAAGACATATTATTCTAAATGGTCAAAGATAAAATCTGTGAAAACAAAGTAA